Part of the Tolypothrix sp. PCC 7910 genome, AGAAAACTTCTTTTAAATACAAACTGCTGAAAAAATTTAACTCTCATACCTTTAAATTAAATAAAAGCTTCGGCATTGCATAACAAGGAAATATTTTGTTTAGCAATGCCATAAGCTAGTTGGGTATGTAGAATTGGCTGACTTGAAAACTATTATAAATAGCTTATATTAGTGATTGTGTTGGGGTTCAAGTATAAGTTTTCGTATAAGTTGTATATTTTGTATACAAACAGCCAATTTCTATATATTTTTTTGGTGAGAGCATGGCAAAAAGATCTCTTCAAGCATCAGATGAAGGTATTAGAAAAGCAAAACAGGCTTTTAAGCGCAAAGGTTGGACGCAAGAATATCTAGCTGCTACGGTCGGTTTAGAAACCCGTCAGCCAATTTGGAAGTTTTTTACTGGTAAACCCATAGACCGCCAAGCTTTTAACGAGATTTGTTTAGTTTTGGACTTAAACCCCTTAGAAATCTCGCAAAACTGTACTGAGGATGAATTAACACCTTTAGAACAGCCACTTCATATCAGTACGAATTTCAATCTAGACGTTGACAGTTTAGTAAAAAAGCTCAGATCAGCTCAATATGAAAGGATTCAGTCCCAGTGTGGTACGGTGCATATTTTGGATATTGCGCGGCCTATTGGGATAAATGAGTTATATGTTGATGTCAATATCCTAGAAGAAATTAATAGTAAAAGATGGATAGATATTAGCGATTTACAGAAGGTTGATAGGGATAAATTTGAGCGTTTTGGTTTAGGACAAGTCCGTCAGAAACGAATTAGCGGACAAGATGTAGTATTACAATACTCTAAGTTGATGTTGTTAGGAAAACCAGGCTCCGGTAAAACAACATTTTTACAGTCACTAGCTATAAATTGTAATCAAGGCAACTTTCGTCCTGATTGTTTGCCCATATTTATAAATTTAAAAAACTTTGCTGAAGACACAAGAGACCTTCTGCAACCTAGCCTAGTAAAATACATTCATAAATATTTTGCAGTTTTTGAGATCACAGAACAGCAAATTATCTCTGTATTATCTCAAGGAAAAGTATTACTTTTATTAGACGCTTTAGATGAAGTTGCAGAACAAGATAGTGAAATAATTCTCAAAAATATTCGACAGTTTATTGAGATTTATCATAAAAATATTATAGTTATTACTTGCCGTGTAGCTGCCCAATATTATAGATTTCAAGGCTTTACAGAGGTAGAAATTGCCGATTTTACCAAATCGCAAATTGCTACTTTTGCTAATAAATGGTTTTTATCTGTTGCCAAAAAAAGTCCCGCTAAAGCGCAGTCCTTGGCGCGTAAGTTTATCCAAAAATTAGAACTTGCAGAAAATGCCCAAATTTTAGAGTTAGCGTCTACACCAATTTTGTTGAATCTCACTTGTTTATTATTTCAGTTTGTCGAAGATTTTCCTTGTCAACGTGCTGAACTATATAAACAAGGATTGGATCTACTACTAGTACGCTGGGATGAAGCAAGGGGTATCAAACGCGATCAAGTGTACCGGAATTTGTCACTGCTACAAAAAATTAAGCTGCTTAGTCGTGTTGCAGCAGTTACCTTTGCTCAAGGAGAGTATTTTCTTCCCGAAAAAAAAATGTATCAGCTAATTGCTGACTATCTGTCTCATCTTCCTCAAGGGACACATGATGCCGATGCTTTAGAATTAGAGAGTGCAGCTGTTGTTAAAGCAATTGAAGCGCAACATGGATTATTAGTAGAAAGAGCCAGAGGAATTTATTCTTTTTCTCATTTGACGTTTCAAGAATACTTCACAGCTAGAGAAATTTTTGCTAATGCTAATACTCAAACACTACAAGAGCTAGTTAACCAAGTCAATGAAGAACGTTGGCGGGAAATATTTTTACTCACTGTAGAAATGTTGCAACCGGCTGATGAAATATTACAGCTAATGAAGCAAAAAATTGATAAGTTGGCAACCGCCAACGAAAAATTAGAAGATTTTCTCAACTGGTTAGTAGAGAAATCATCTACAGTCAAAGGATGTTATCATCCTGCTAGCGTGCGTGCCTTTTACTTTACAATTGCGCTACCACCTGAGCATCCTTTAGCTCGTACCCAAAATTTTGCGATATCTTTAGACCCTCAAATGGCCGGGAATCTATCTCTTGATTTAGCATTAGATTTGGCTCTAACTCATGCCCTATCTGTAAGTGTAACAATCACTGCTGATATATTTAGCCAACGCTTATTTGCTTTAAGTTTAGCTCTCGACCTAGAACATTTACTAACAGATGAGCCATCTTTACAAACATCACTAAAATTATTAAAGAATCAATTACCATCACCAAAACAAGGTAGAGAAGCATTAAAAATGTGGTGGCAAACTCATGGTGAAGGTTGGATTAGGAAATTGCGAACTTTAATTATTGGTTCCCGCCAAATTGGTCATGCTTGGCAGTTTAACGAACAGGAATGGCAGGATTTACAACAGTATTGGTATGCCAATCAATTACTACTAGATTGTCTTAATAGCGCTACTAATGTCACTCCAAATGTACGAGAGTCAATAGAAAATAGTTTGCTGTTGGTTTGTGGTTAATTGGTAATTGGTAATTGGTAATTGGTAATTGGTAATTGGTAATTGGTAATGGGAATTTTTTCCTAGTCCCCAATCCCCAGCCCCCAGATGGATGGGCAATTACGGCGCTTTAGTTACACTCAAGAGTGAGTACTTTCCTATCTTCCTGTTGTGATTTTGGGAAGAATTTAATTATTTATGCAATTTCTTGAGCGTTTTTTGCCGCTATTATTGTTATTCACTACAGTAACAGCTTGTAACCAAACCAGCGCTTCTTTAGATAATTCCACACCGCAACCATCTGCATCGGTTGTACAACAGGCAGAGAATTCTCCACAGCAGCCGAAAAATGTAGTTCGGACTGAAGCAATTTCGCCTACACCTATTCGTATCAGCTTGAATAATTTACCAGCACCTTTTGCTACCGAGAGTGCTTCCAAAAGACCTGAGGTTGTGTCAATTCCGCAGAATCCTGTGCTGCGTGTACCATCAGGATTTACAGTTAATGTTTTTGCTGAAGGTTTAGATGCACCACGGTGGCTAGCTTTAACTCCCAATGGTGATGTGTTAGTCACAGAAACTCGGCAAAATCGGATTCGGCTGTTGCGTGATAGTAATGGCGATGGGGTGGCTGATGTTCGTAAAACTTTCGCTAGTTCCCAAAATGGGCTAAATATACCGTTTGGCATGGCTTTTGGCGGTAATTCCTTCTTTTTGGGTAATACCGATGCTGTGCTACAGTTTCCCTACAGGAAAGGTCAACAACAACTGAGTGGTACTGGTAAAAAAATTGCTGACCTTCCTGGTGGTGGCTATAACCAGCACTGGACGCGTAACGTGGTAGTTTCGCCCGATGGTAATAAGCTGTATGTTTCTGTTGGTTCTGAAAGTAACGTAGATGAAGAAGCGCTACCACGCGCTTCAGTTCAGCAAATGAATTTAGATGGTTCGCAAAAACAGACTTTTGCTTCTGGCTTGCGTAACCCGGTAGGTTTAGATTTCCACCCAGTCACCAAGGAACTTTACACTGCTGTGAACGAACGTGATGGTATTGGTGATGACTTAGTCCCAGACTACTTTACACGTATCCAGCAGGGAGAATTTTACGGCTGGCCCTATGCTTATCTCACACCTAATAACCTTGACCCACGACAGAAAGCCAATAATCAAAGTAAACGCCCCGACTTAGCAGCCCGTACACGTACCCCAGATGTGTTATTCCAGGCGCATTCAGCAGCCTTGGGTGTACAGTTCTATGATGGTCAGACATTCCCACAAAAATATCGTAACGGTGCTTTTGTGGCTTTTCGTGGTTCCTGGAACCGCGATCGCGGTACAGGTTATAAAGTAGTATTTGTGCCCTTTAATAATCAGGGTCGTCCACAGGGTTACTATGAAGACTTTCTCACGGGATTTTTGCTAAATCCTTCTACACCAACCACTTGGGGGCGACCTGTCGGTTTACTAGTGTTACCTGATGGCAGTTTATTAGTAACAGAAGAAGCTAATAATCGGATTTATCGGATTCAGTATAAGGGGGGTTAGGGATTGATTGAGATTGGGGACTGGGGACAAGGGGACAGAGGGGAATATTATGGTAGCTAACTTTAAGGGCTTTCTTGAGGCTTAACCTGTTTGCGCTACATTATTGAACA contains:
- a CDS encoding NACHT domain-containing NTPase, translating into MAKRSLQASDEGIRKAKQAFKRKGWTQEYLAATVGLETRQPIWKFFTGKPIDRQAFNEICLVLDLNPLEISQNCTEDELTPLEQPLHISTNFNLDVDSLVKKLRSAQYERIQSQCGTVHILDIARPIGINELYVDVNILEEINSKRWIDISDLQKVDRDKFERFGLGQVRQKRISGQDVVLQYSKLMLLGKPGSGKTTFLQSLAINCNQGNFRPDCLPIFINLKNFAEDTRDLLQPSLVKYIHKYFAVFEITEQQIISVLSQGKVLLLLDALDEVAEQDSEIILKNIRQFIEIYHKNIIVITCRVAAQYYRFQGFTEVEIADFTKSQIATFANKWFLSVAKKSPAKAQSLARKFIQKLELAENAQILELASTPILLNLTCLLFQFVEDFPCQRAELYKQGLDLLLVRWDEARGIKRDQVYRNLSLLQKIKLLSRVAAVTFAQGEYFLPEKKMYQLIADYLSHLPQGTHDADALELESAAVVKAIEAQHGLLVERARGIYSFSHLTFQEYFTAREIFANANTQTLQELVNQVNEERWREIFLLTVEMLQPADEILQLMKQKIDKLATANEKLEDFLNWLVEKSSTVKGCYHPASVRAFYFTIALPPEHPLARTQNFAISLDPQMAGNLSLDLALDLALTHALSVSVTITADIFSQRLFALSLALDLEHLLTDEPSLQTSLKLLKNQLPSPKQGREALKMWWQTHGEGWIRKLRTLIIGSRQIGHAWQFNEQEWQDLQQYWYANQLLLDCLNSATNVTPNVRESIENSLLLVCG
- a CDS encoding sorbosone dehydrogenase family protein translates to MQFLERFLPLLLLFTTVTACNQTSASLDNSTPQPSASVVQQAENSPQQPKNVVRTEAISPTPIRISLNNLPAPFATESASKRPEVVSIPQNPVLRVPSGFTVNVFAEGLDAPRWLALTPNGDVLVTETRQNRIRLLRDSNGDGVADVRKTFASSQNGLNIPFGMAFGGNSFFLGNTDAVLQFPYRKGQQQLSGTGKKIADLPGGGYNQHWTRNVVVSPDGNKLYVSVGSESNVDEEALPRASVQQMNLDGSQKQTFASGLRNPVGLDFHPVTKELYTAVNERDGIGDDLVPDYFTRIQQGEFYGWPYAYLTPNNLDPRQKANNQSKRPDLAARTRTPDVLFQAHSAALGVQFYDGQTFPQKYRNGAFVAFRGSWNRDRGTGYKVVFVPFNNQGRPQGYYEDFLTGFLLNPSTPTTWGRPVGLLVLPDGSLLVTEEANNRIYRIQYKGG